One window of Peteryoungia desertarenae genomic DNA carries:
- the cysG gene encoding siroheme synthase CysG, translating to MAQQDKQLSVFPAFFKVENEVAAVFGNGDEAYAKARLLKNTEARIVAYADAPEADYAAFLAANAIEQMSEPFDPSQVQGARLVFAATGEGALDREIVAAARAARIPANAVDQPDYCDFYTPALVNRAPIAVAIGTEGVGPVLAQMIRADIDRLLPRSLGKLGRLANSYRRAVDRLVPRGAPRRLFWRDFFKGKVADHVEADEISLARREATRLLKGVAADRVEGRVFLVGAGPGAEDLLTLRAHRLMMECDVIVYDALVPREVVDMGRRDAERIPVGKRKGCHSKSQSEINALLVELGHAGKRVVRLKSGDPLVFGRAGEEMAALRDAGIAYEIVPGVTSALAAAADFELPLTLRGVSSSLVFTTGHDLQGNVLPDWARLALSGATVAVYMGRTVAASVAERLMQGGLAEDTTVAVVENAGRRDSRLLHGTLKELPGLEARTELTGPVMVIIGDAVAGADFSRSEPLGARVTAELETARI from the coding sequence ATGGCACAGCAGGACAAACAGCTTTCTGTCTTTCCGGCCTTCTTCAAGGTCGAGAACGAGGTCGCCGCCGTTTTTGGAAACGGTGACGAGGCCTATGCAAAGGCACGCCTGTTGAAGAATACAGAAGCCCGCATCGTCGCCTATGCCGATGCTCCGGAAGCCGATTACGCCGCCTTCCTCGCTGCGAACGCCATCGAGCAGATGTCCGAGCCTTTCGATCCTTCGCAAGTTCAGGGCGCGCGCCTGGTCTTTGCCGCAACGGGTGAGGGCGCTCTCGACCGCGAGATCGTCGCTGCCGCCCGCGCGGCCCGGATCCCGGCCAATGCGGTGGATCAGCCGGATTATTGCGATTTCTACACGCCGGCGCTCGTCAACCGTGCACCGATCGCTGTGGCCATCGGAACTGAAGGCGTGGGCCCGGTGCTCGCCCAGATGATCCGCGCCGACATCGACCGTCTGCTGCCACGCTCGCTCGGCAAGCTCGGGCGTCTCGCCAATTCTTACCGCCGCGCGGTTGATCGTCTCGTGCCCCGTGGTGCGCCGCGCCGCCTGTTCTGGCGCGATTTCTTCAAGGGCAAGGTCGCTGATCACGTCGAGGCCGACGAGATCAGCCTGGCCCGCCGTGAAGCCACCCGTCTCCTGAAGGGCGTTGCTGCCGATCGGGTCGAAGGCCGCGTTTTCCTCGTCGGTGCCGGCCCGGGTGCCGAAGACCTGCTGACGCTGCGCGCCCATCGCCTGATGATGGAATGCGACGTCATCGTCTATGACGCGCTGGTGCCGCGCGAAGTGGTCGATATGGGCCGCCGTGACGCCGAGCGCATTCCCGTCGGCAAGCGCAAGGGCTGTCATTCGAAGTCGCAGAGCGAAATCAATGCGCTGCTCGTCGAGCTTGGTCATGCGGGCAAGCGTGTCGTCCGTCTGAAGTCGGGTGATCCGCTGGTCTTCGGTCGTGCCGGCGAAGAGATGGCAGCGTTGCGCGATGCGGGCATTGCCTACGAGATTGTGCCCGGCGTAACCTCGGCACTCGCCGCCGCCGCAGACTTCGAACTGCCGCTGACGCTGCGCGGCGTTTCCTCGTCGCTGGTCTTCACGACCGGCCACGATTTGCAGGGTAATGTGTTGCCGGATTGGGCGCGGCTTGCGCTGTCGGGCGCAACCGTTGCCGTCTATATGGGCCGCACGGTCGCGGCCTCCGTCGCCGAGCGTCTGATGCAGGGCGGCCTCGCCGAGGATACGACGGTTGCCGTTGTCGAGAATGCCGGGCGCCGCGACAGCCGTCTGCTGCATGGCACGCTCAAGGAATTGCCGGGGCTCGAGGCTCGTACCGAGTTGACCGGCCCGGTCATGGTCATTATCGGCGACGCTGTCGCCGGCGCCGATTTCAGCCGCTCCGAACCGCTCGGTGCGCGTGTCACGGCTGAACTGGAAACTGCAAGGATTTGA
- a CDS encoding DUF2849 domain-containing protein — MVDKVLTANRLTDGIAVWLDANGQWTERLQEAFVARHAEAVEALEAAGKQAFASNLVVDLNVIEIEEKDGILRPLRLRERIRAEGPTIAYAEGHGYADPAFIAA; from the coding sequence ATGGTAGATAAGGTTCTCACAGCAAACCGCCTGACCGACGGCATCGCCGTCTGGCTCGATGCCAATGGCCAGTGGACCGAGCGTCTGCAGGAAGCCTTTGTCGCGCGCCATGCCGAGGCCGTCGAAGCCCTGGAAGCCGCCGGCAAGCAGGCCTTCGCCAGCAATCTCGTGGTCGACCTCAATGTCATCGAAATCGAGGAAAAGGACGGTATCCTGCGCCCCCTTCGCCTGCGCGAACGTATCCGGGCGGAAGGCCCGACCATTGCATATGCCGAGGGTCACGGTTATGCCGACCCGGCATTCATCGCCGCTTGA
- a CDS encoding nitrite/sulfite reductase, with the protein MYRYDEFDHAFVSARVEQFRDQVARRLSGELAEDAFKPLRLMNGVYLQLHAYMLRVAIPYGTLNSKQMRMLAHIARKYDRGYGHFTTRQNIQYNWPKLSDTPDILKDLASVEMHAIQTSGNCIRNVTADHFAGAAADEVADPRPYAEILRQWSSLHPEFSFLPRKFKIAVTGAEKDRAAIQVHDIGLHLKKNEAGELGFAVYVGGGQGRTPLIAKKIRDFLPEADLLTYITAIVRVYNLHGRRDNKYKARIKILVHETGVEELTRQVEAEFDQIRDSELKLPEGDIRAIETYFAPPALAARADGWDALARAQKADAAFAAWVRHNVKEHRHPDYAMVTISLKPIGGTPGDASDAQMDLVADLAETYAFDEIRVSHEQNLILPHIAKGDLYPLYQALEKAGLATANSNLITDMIACPGLDYCALANARSIPVAQAISERFGSLERQQEIGELKIKISGCINACGHHHVGHIGLLGVEKKGAELYQITLGGSGDENSSIGEIIGRGFEPEKVTDAVETIVDTYLGLRLDPKETFLEAYRRVGPKPFKDALYGNASAEAA; encoded by the coding sequence ATGTACCGTTATGACGAATTCGACCACGCTTTTGTGTCGGCGCGCGTAGAGCAGTTCCGCGACCAGGTGGCTCGCCGCCTCTCCGGTGAACTCGCCGAAGACGCCTTCAAGCCGCTGCGCCTGATGAACGGCGTCTATCTCCAGCTGCATGCCTACATGCTGCGCGTCGCCATCCCCTATGGCACGCTGAATTCGAAGCAGATGCGCATGCTGGCCCACATCGCACGTAAATATGACCGTGGTTATGGACACTTCACCACCCGCCAGAACATCCAGTACAACTGGCCGAAGCTCTCCGACACGCCCGATATCCTGAAGGATCTCGCAAGCGTCGAGATGCATGCGATCCAGACCTCGGGCAATTGCATCCGCAACGTGACGGCCGATCATTTCGCCGGTGCTGCCGCCGACGAGGTCGCCGATCCGCGACCCTATGCCGAAATCCTGCGCCAGTGGTCCTCGCTGCATCCGGAATTCTCCTTCCTGCCGCGCAAGTTCAAGATCGCCGTCACCGGCGCCGAGAAGGACCGTGCGGCCATCCAGGTGCATGACATCGGTCTGCATCTGAAGAAGAATGAAGCTGGCGAACTCGGCTTTGCCGTCTATGTCGGCGGTGGCCAGGGCCGCACCCCGCTGATCGCCAAGAAGATCCGCGACTTCCTGCCGGAAGCCGACCTTCTGACCTACATCACCGCGATCGTGCGCGTGTACAATCTGCATGGCCGCCGCGACAACAAGTACAAGGCCCGCATCAAGATCCTCGTGCACGAAACCGGTGTCGAAGAACTGACCCGTCAGGTCGAGGCCGAATTCGACCAGATCCGTGACAGCGAACTGAAGCTGCCGGAAGGCGATATCCGCGCCATCGAGACCTATTTCGCGCCTCCGGCACTCGCTGCGCGCGCCGACGGTTGGGATGCTCTGGCCCGTGCGCAGAAGGCGGATGCCGCCTTTGCTGCCTGGGTGCGCCACAATGTGAAGGAGCATCGCCACCCGGATTATGCCATGGTGACGATCTCGCTGAAGCCGATCGGTGGCACGCCGGGCGATGCCTCGGACGCCCAGATGGATCTGGTGGCTGACCTCGCTGAGACCTATGCTTTCGACGAAATCCGCGTCAGCCACGAGCAGAACCTGATCCTGCCGCATATCGCCAAGGGTGATCTCTATCCGCTCTATCAGGCGCTGGAGAAGGCGGGACTTGCGACCGCCAACTCCAACCTGATTACCGACATGATCGCCTGTCCGGGGCTTGACTACTGCGCGCTCGCCAATGCGCGTTCGATCCCGGTCGCCCAGGCGATCTCCGAGCGCTTTGGCTCCCTGGAGCGTCAGCAGGAGATCGGCGAACTCAAGATCAAGATCTCCGGCTGCATCAATGCCTGCGGGCACCACCATGTCGGCCATATCGGCCTGCTCGGTGTCGAGAAGAAGGGTGCCGAGCTCTACCAGATCACGCTGGGTGGTTCCGGTGACGAGAACTCCTCGATCGGCGAGATCATCGGTCGCGGCTTCGAGCCGGAAAAGGTGACGGACGCCGTCGAGACGATCGTTGATACCTATCTCGGCCTCCGCCTCGATCCGAAGGAAACCTTCCTCGAAGCCTATCGCCGTGTCGGCCCCAAGCCGTTCAAGGACGCGCTTTATGGCAACGCCTCTGCCGAAGCCGCGTGA